A window of the Sporosarcina sp. FSL K6-2383 genome harbors these coding sequences:
- a CDS encoding SDR family oxidoreductase — translation MKLQDKVAVVTGAGSGMGKAIAILYAQQGAKVIVSDINADSANAVVEEIKSGGGEAMTVVANVGKNEDIENLIDTTVSTYGTVDVLVNNAGIMDNFEPAGEIEDDKWERIFAVNTTSVMRSTRKVLPIFQAKEQGVIINIASAGGLYGARAGGAYTASKHAVVGFTKNTGFMYAKDGIRCNAIAPGAVETNISSSMTGVSQFGMGRVQPGLAINPGIGKPEDIAKVALFLASDDSSFVNGTVITADAGWTAY, via the coding sequence ATGAAACTTCAAGACAAAGTTGCAGTGGTAACAGGAGCCGGCTCAGGTATGGGAAAAGCGATAGCTATTCTTTATGCACAGCAAGGAGCAAAAGTGATTGTTTCTGATATTAACGCTGATTCCGCGAATGCGGTCGTAGAGGAAATTAAATCGGGTGGCGGCGAAGCAATGACTGTCGTTGCGAATGTTGGTAAAAATGAGGACATTGAAAACTTAATTGATACAACTGTCAGCACATATGGCACAGTAGATGTGTTGGTAAATAATGCAGGCATTATGGATAATTTTGAACCAGCAGGAGAAATTGAAGATGACAAATGGGAGCGGATTTTTGCCGTTAACACGACAAGTGTGATGCGCTCAACGCGTAAAGTGTTGCCGATTTTCCAGGCGAAAGAACAAGGTGTCATTATTAATATCGCTTCTGCCGGCGGATTATACGGTGCGCGTGCAGGTGGAGCTTATACAGCTTCTAAACATGCGGTTGTTGGATTTACAAAAAATACAGGCTTTATGTACGCGAAGGATGGCATTCGATGTAATGCGATTGCGCCAGGCGCGGTTGAAACGAATATCAGCTCTTCGATGACAGGTGTTAGCCAATTTGGTATGGGGCGTGTCCAACCAGGACTTGCGATTAATCCTGGCATTGGTAAGCCTGAAGATATTGCGAAGGTCGCGTTGTTCCTAGCTTCAGATGATTCGAGCTTTGTGAATGGTACAGTTATTACTGCAGATGCAGGATGGACTGCTTATTAA
- the hprK gene encoding HPr(Ser) kinase/phosphatase: protein MRIVTIEEITQKFSLEVLSGQGYLQRVIKKSKVRRPGLEFMDKFDFIATEYVQILGKNEINYLHTLTVEERKLRIANIVQYAPPCIIITSQQEEPLGLVEYCEEEKIPVLRTRDSMSELTAKLDGYVVKAMAPEIAIHGVCVNVSGIGVLLRGKSGLGKSETAHTLIGRGHRLVADDIVLLKKLSPQTLIGTHDEKNKEFLALRSIGLLNVVRLYGQAAFQEETRIALDIELTKWEDDALNNELELETKYVEYMGVRISHIQIQLQPGRDIASLIEAAANNWYLHQQGYSAAEEFIKRIEGEMSE from the coding sequence ATGAGAATAGTGACAATTGAAGAGATTACCCAAAAGTTCTCACTGGAAGTGTTGAGTGGGCAGGGCTATTTGCAGCGTGTTATAAAAAAATCTAAAGTTCGTCGTCCTGGACTGGAGTTTATGGATAAATTCGATTTCATTGCAACGGAGTATGTCCAAATTCTTGGGAAGAATGAAATTAATTATCTTCATACGCTTACAGTCGAAGAGCGCAAGCTACGGATTGCTAATATTGTTCAATATGCTCCCCCTTGTATCATCATTACATCTCAGCAAGAAGAGCCGTTGGGGCTGGTTGAATATTGCGAGGAAGAGAAGATTCCTGTGTTACGAACGCGCGATTCGATGAGCGAGCTGACTGCAAAATTGGATGGATACGTAGTAAAGGCGATGGCTCCAGAAATAGCGATACACGGTGTTTGTGTCAATGTATCGGGGATTGGAGTTCTGTTGCGCGGCAAGTCCGGGTTGGGGAAAAGCGAGACGGCTCACACGCTGATTGGTCGTGGACATCGATTGGTTGCGGATGACATCGTCTTGCTGAAAAAACTGAGTCCGCAAACGCTTATTGGAACACATGATGAAAAAAACAAAGAATTTCTGGCGCTGCGCAGTATTGGCTTGTTAAATGTCGTGCGTCTTTATGGACAAGCTGCTTTCCAAGAGGAAACAAGGATTGCATTAGATATTGAATTGACCAAATGGGAAGATGATGCTTTGAACAATGAGTTGGAGTTGGAGACAAAATATGTGGAGTATATGGGTGTTCGGATCTCACATATCCAAATACAACTTCAGCCGGGGCGTGATATTGCAAGCCTGATTGAAGCGGCGGCAAATAATTGGTATCTTCACCAGCAAGGCTATAGTGCTGCGGAGGAATTTATAAAACGGATTGAAGGGGAAATGTCAGAATAA
- the thiW gene encoding energy coupling factor transporter S component ThiW has translation MTTKKMVIMTMFVAIAVAGSTFVSFPAGIARAYPVQHAVNVIAAIMLGPIPAVIIAFLTGLVRILTGTGSLLAFPGGMIGAFLAGMLYKQFGKTWLAAVGEVIGTGVIASLIAVPYAKILMGTTMTAFFFVPPFLVSSVSGAVLGLVLVVRLQHTKVGGKIGGML, from the coding sequence ATAACAACTAAAAAAATGGTCATCATGACGATGTTCGTCGCCATTGCGGTTGCCGGCTCCACATTCGTTTCATTCCCAGCAGGCATCGCACGCGCTTATCCTGTTCAGCATGCCGTCAATGTCATTGCCGCGATTATGCTTGGACCTATTCCAGCCGTCATCATTGCCTTTTTGACTGGGCTCGTTCGGATACTTACCGGTACAGGCTCACTACTCGCATTTCCAGGAGGCATGATTGGCGCTTTCCTTGCCGGTATGTTGTATAAGCAGTTCGGTAAAACATGGCTGGCGGCAGTTGGAGAAGTTATCGGGACAGGTGTTATCGCCTCACTCATTGCAGTCCCTTACGCGAAAATATTAATGGGTACTACAATGACCGCCTTCTTTTTCGTACCGCCGTTTCTTGTATCAAGTGTGAGTGGTGCTGTGCTTGGTTTAGTGCTTGTTGTACGGTTGCAGCATACGAAGGTCGGCGGTAAGATTGGTGGAATGTTGTGA
- a CDS encoding Cof-type HAD-IIB family hydrolase encodes MTKKIIFFDIDGTLYDHDKKLPASTKKALLQLQEKGHEVAIATGRAPFMFEDLLEELGIETFVSYNGQYVVFKGEPIYKNALDAEALLRLTDVAAEREHPIVYMDHEDMKTNTLDHEHILAGIQSLKISHFPAHDPAFHEGRELYQSLLFCQDPEDKEYEKQFPEFDFIRWHPFAVDIVPAGGSKARGIQKVIDRLNIAPENIYAFGDGLNDVEMLKTVANSVAMGDGRDEAKKAAKHVTTNVTDDGILNGLKMVGLLD; translated from the coding sequence ATGACTAAAAAAATTATTTTCTTCGACATAGACGGCACCTTATATGATCACGATAAAAAACTTCCTGCCTCAACCAAAAAAGCCCTTCTCCAATTGCAGGAGAAAGGACATGAAGTAGCGATTGCCACAGGACGAGCACCATTTATGTTTGAAGACTTGCTGGAAGAGCTAGGAATCGAAACATTTGTCAGCTATAACGGACAATACGTCGTATTTAAAGGCGAGCCTATTTATAAAAATGCACTCGATGCTGAAGCACTTCTTCGCCTAACAGACGTTGCTGCTGAACGCGAGCATCCCATTGTCTACATGGACCATGAGGATATGAAAACAAACACACTGGACCATGAGCATATCTTAGCGGGTATCCAGTCGTTAAAAATCAGCCACTTCCCAGCGCATGACCCGGCATTTCACGAAGGACGCGAACTCTACCAGTCGCTACTATTTTGCCAGGATCCCGAAGATAAAGAATATGAGAAACAATTTCCCGAATTCGATTTCATCCGCTGGCACCCTTTTGCAGTTGATATCGTACCCGCCGGTGGTTCGAAAGCACGCGGAATTCAAAAAGTTATCGATAGGTTAAACATTGCACCCGAAAATATTTACGCATTCGGCGATGGTTTAAACGATGTCGAAATGCTCAAGACCGTTGCCAATAGCGTTGCAATGGGCGATGGACGGGACGAAGCAAAAAAAGCTGCTAAACACGTGACAACCAACGTAACCGACGATGGTATTTTGAATGGCTTGAAAATGGTTGGGTTATTAGACTGA
- the abc-f gene encoding ABC-F type ribosomal protection protein has translation MTMLLGTLNQLSITHGETVILDRVSADIPEGACIAIVGANGAGKTTLLSLLAGEMLPTSGSIGWHGKAPSVTYFRQEQEDEGAADWERAETHLYRKKWNVPDQVQYLSASGGERMKMRLAGALADDSQLVLLDEPTNHLDSDSVEELIRIINEGKRTYMIVSHDRHFIDRTADVVFEIEHGKLTAYAGNYSDYRDKKAVDREIQQKHYEQQQRKIAQVEEQIEELGNWSAKAHAESTKKGAGVMGGKEYFRMKAKKRDVQIRSKQKRLEGELEKNRIDKPEDEIGVSFDVKGRKKKGKRVLELKGVRKVFGGQQLFADVSFTVQAGERIALIGANGAGKSTLFRMILGEETHEGDLWTTAGMTIGYLSQSVLDLPEDLTMAEYFYVDTFQERGIIRTNLMNLGFTKEHWDLPLSALSMGERVKVKLMRFILEGVDVLVLDEPTNHLDLPSREELEKTLESFPGSLLFASHDRYFTERMANGLLVFEKGTIRKVPMTLVEWQARGAMVQPEETAQERLRLETELQAVLGELSLMKPADKKYAELDRAFYELSKQLRELPGK, from the coding sequence ATGACTATGCTTTTGGGCACGTTAAATCAATTATCAATTACACACGGTGAAACGGTGATTTTGGATCGGGTGTCTGCGGATATTCCGGAGGGAGCTTGTATTGCGATTGTTGGGGCGAATGGTGCAGGAAAGACGACATTGTTGTCTTTGTTAGCAGGGGAGATGTTGCCAACTTCGGGTTCGATTGGTTGGCATGGAAAGGCGCCGTCTGTTACGTATTTTAGGCAGGAGCAGGAAGACGAAGGGGCGGCAGATTGGGAACGAGCAGAAACACATTTGTACCGAAAGAAATGGAATGTGCCGGATCAAGTTCAGTATCTGTCTGCCAGTGGTGGAGAGCGAATGAAGATGAGGCTTGCTGGGGCGCTTGCTGATGATAGTCAGCTTGTTTTGTTGGATGAACCGACGAATCACTTGGACAGTGATAGTGTGGAGGAATTGATTCGGATTATTAATGAAGGTAAGCGCACGTATATGATTGTGTCGCATGATCGGCATTTTATTGATAGGACGGCGGATGTTGTCTTTGAGATTGAGCACGGTAAATTAACGGCATATGCAGGAAATTATTCAGATTACAGAGATAAGAAAGCTGTGGACAGGGAGATTCAACAAAAGCATTATGAGCAGCAGCAGCGGAAGATTGCGCAAGTGGAGGAGCAGATTGAGGAATTAGGCAATTGGTCGGCGAAGGCACATGCAGAATCGACGAAAAAAGGTGCCGGTGTGATGGGAGGAAAGGAATACTTTCGGATGAAGGCGAAAAAGCGCGATGTGCAGATTCGTTCGAAGCAGAAGCGATTAGAAGGGGAATTGGAGAAAAACCGTATCGACAAGCCTGAAGATGAAATTGGTGTGTCTTTTGATGTCAAGGGTCGCAAGAAGAAGGGGAAACGGGTACTGGAGTTAAAAGGTGTTCGAAAGGTATTCGGTGGACAGCAATTGTTTGCAGATGTGTCGTTTACGGTGCAAGCGGGTGAACGGATTGCTCTTATTGGAGCGAATGGTGCAGGAAAATCGACGCTTTTTCGGATGATACTTGGCGAGGAGACGCATGAGGGGGATTTGTGGACAACGGCGGGGATGACAATAGGGTATTTGAGTCAGAGTGTGTTAGATTTGCCCGAGGACCTGACAATGGCAGAATATTTTTATGTGGATACGTTCCAGGAGCGGGGGATTATCCGTACCAATCTGATGAATCTTGGGTTTACGAAAGAGCATTGGGATTTGCCGCTGTCTGCGCTCAGTATGGGGGAGCGCGTGAAGGTGAAGTTGATGCGGTTTATCTTGGAAGGGGTAGATGTATTGGTATTGGATGAGCCGACGAACCATTTAGATTTACCATCGAGAGAAGAGCTTGAAAAGACGTTGGAGTCGTTTCCAGGATCACTGCTATTTGCCTCACATGACCGCTATTTTACGGAACGGATGGCGAACGGGTTACTGGTATTTGAGAAAGGAACGATACGGAAAGTGCCTATGACTTTGGTGGAATGGCAAGCACGTGGGGCTATGGTGCAACCAGAAGAGACGGCACAGGAGCGATTGCGTTTGGAAACAGAATTGCAGGCAGTGCTTGGGGAGTTGAGTTTGATGAAGCCAGCTGACAAGAAGTATGCCGAGTTGGATAGGGCTTTCTATGAGTTGAGCAAGCAGTTGAGGGAATTGCCTGGAAAATAA
- a CDS encoding TetR/AcrR family transcriptional regulator, with product MMSDQLTSVDRRIRKSKAALKEALLTLMRTKDFKKISITDIVQLADLNRGTFYKHYQYKEELLEEIIDDVMKNLTESYRAPYEEIGNFDVSKLTASAIKIFQHVATYASFYTLLGRSNSLTGFQTRICDELTQLLFQDLSQSHAPLNSDINPKMLASYQAYAIWGMIIEWIDSEFHYTSDYMAEQLLVIVQRNP from the coding sequence ATGATGTCTGACCAATTAACCAGTGTCGATAGAAGAATTCGAAAATCTAAAGCTGCGTTGAAGGAAGCGCTCCTAACCTTAATGCGAACAAAGGATTTTAAAAAGATTTCCATCACGGATATTGTGCAACTAGCCGACCTCAATCGCGGAACATTTTATAAACATTATCAATATAAAGAAGAACTGCTGGAAGAAATAATCGATGACGTCATGAAAAATTTAACTGAATCATACCGCGCTCCTTATGAAGAGATAGGAAACTTTGATGTGAGCAAATTAACCGCTTCAGCCATTAAAATATTCCAACACGTAGCCACATACGCCAGCTTTTATACGTTACTCGGTCGGTCAAATAGTCTAACTGGGTTCCAAACCCGAATCTGCGATGAACTAACACAACTTCTCTTTCAAGATCTATCCCAATCCCATGCGCCCCTAAATTCTGACATCAATCCAAAAATGTTGGCCAGTTATCAGGCTTACGCCATCTGGGGAATGATTATTGAATGGATTGACAGTGAATTTCATTATACATCCGACTATATGGCCGAGCAATTACTGGTGATTGTTCAGCGCAATCCTTAA
- the pgeF gene encoding peptidoglycan editing factor PgeF has protein sequence MTTNLYINNSKFIAGMTMKNDAEPEHNNMALHACENSKRIVENRQKLAISLQYELDDFVCANQTHSANFHRVTPEDKGRGARQMDTAITDTDALYTYEPNIVLCSFTADCVPVIFYNEVKGLIGVIHSGWQGTAKEITLKLFEHLTQAEQCNPSDFHVQIGVALSQEKFEVDEDVYVKFKNLGYADEFMYHNEQTHKYHIDNQLTVQKQCVLAGIPAEQIMMDRTCTYVDPSGFSYREDKKSGRHLSFIVRKGD, from the coding sequence ATGACAACAAATCTCTATATAAATAACAGTAAATTCATCGCAGGAATGACCATGAAAAATGACGCCGAACCTGAACATAACAACATGGCGCTTCATGCTTGCGAAAATTCTAAACGCATTGTGGAAAATCGCCAAAAACTAGCTATATCTTTACAATACGAGCTCGACGATTTTGTCTGTGCCAATCAAACCCATAGCGCCAATTTCCATCGCGTAACGCCGGAGGACAAAGGGCGAGGCGCGAGACAAATGGATACTGCCATCACCGATACAGACGCCCTGTATACCTACGAGCCTAACATCGTATTATGCAGCTTCACAGCCGATTGCGTACCCGTGATTTTTTACAATGAAGTGAAGGGACTCATTGGCGTCATCCATTCTGGATGGCAGGGCACCGCCAAAGAGATTACCTTGAAGCTTTTTGAGCATCTAACGCAAGCGGAGCAGTGTAATCCAAGTGATTTCCACGTCCAAATTGGCGTAGCATTAAGCCAGGAAAAATTTGAAGTAGATGAAGATGTCTATGTGAAATTCAAGAACCTTGGCTATGCGGATGAATTTATGTACCACAACGAGCAAACCCATAAATATCACATTGATAATCAACTAACTGTACAAAAGCAATGTGTGTTAGCTGGGATTCCAGCAGAACAAATTATGATGGACCGGACATGTACCTATGTAGATCCGAGTGGTTTTTCTTATCGAGAAGATAAAAAGTCTGGAAGGCATTTGAGCTTTATTGTGAGGAAAGGTGATTGA
- the thiE gene encoding thiamine phosphate synthase, with translation MIEQQLQLYFIMGSVNTGTADPLKVLEAALRGGVTCFQLREKGHGALIGDEKRAFAEACQTLCRHYHIPFIVNDDVELAIAIDADGVHVGQDDETAAIVRERIGKDKILGVSVHNESEMLVAIKAGADYVGMGPVYATSSKADAKPVIGTAFIRKMSSLYPTMPIVGIGGITAANCESVLKAGALGVSIISAIALAVDPYIAARRFKVAIGKEVTS, from the coding sequence TTGATTGAGCAACAGCTACAATTGTATTTCATCATGGGAAGTGTCAATACAGGGACAGCCGATCCACTGAAAGTATTGGAGGCGGCACTGCGGGGTGGTGTAACTTGTTTTCAATTAAGAGAAAAAGGTCACGGAGCACTTATTGGAGATGAAAAACGAGCATTTGCAGAAGCTTGCCAGACACTTTGTCGGCACTATCATATCCCGTTTATCGTCAATGATGACGTGGAGTTAGCAATAGCCATTGATGCAGATGGTGTGCATGTCGGACAGGATGATGAAACAGCGGCAATCGTGAGAGAACGGATTGGAAAAGATAAGATACTAGGCGTTTCCGTGCACAATGAGTCGGAAATGTTGGTAGCAATCAAAGCTGGAGCTGATTATGTCGGAATGGGACCTGTCTATGCAACTTCATCGAAAGCAGATGCAAAACCTGTCATCGGGACGGCTTTCATTCGAAAAATGAGCAGCCTTTACCCTACTATGCCAATCGTCGGAATTGGTGGTATTACAGCAGCTAACTGTGAATCCGTCTTGAAAGCAGGTGCTTTAGGCGTCTCCATCATTTCAGCGATTGCCTTAGCTGTTGACCCGTATATTGCAGCACGTCGTTTTAAGGTTGCAATAGGCAAGGAGGTCACTTCATGA
- a CDS encoding amidohydrolase: MKEKLMDMLEERKDEMIQIRRFLHEHPELSFQEEKTAQYIIDFYKGKDVDVQTNVGNGYGIIVTILGGKPGKTIGLRADFDALPIVEETPVPFKSKNEGVMHACGHDGHTAYLLVLADCLIQLKSELSGTIKIIHQHAEEVPPGGAKSIVESGLLDDLDEVYGIHLLPIAPAGMVAYNKGYAFNGRAYMKLKIQGRGGHGSSPHLANDAIVAGAHFVTAVQTIISRRLSPFDVGVITIGSFDGAGTFNVIKDSVVLEGDIRYMTVETKETIEREIKRLVKGLETEFDVSCELTYAPDYPPLYNNPELTEKVAEALRNAHIKEITEVKEVPPMAPSEDFAYYAEKFPACFFYIACSPKGVEKPYFNHHPKFDIDEDALLIAAKAVGQVVCSMQGSR, encoded by the coding sequence ATGAAAGAAAAATTAATGGATATGTTGGAGGAACGAAAAGATGAAATGATTCAAATCCGTCGTTTTTTACATGAGCACCCTGAATTATCCTTCCAAGAAGAAAAAACAGCACAATATATTATCGACTTTTACAAAGGAAAAGACGTGGATGTCCAAACTAATGTCGGAAACGGTTACGGAATTATAGTAACAATCTTAGGTGGGAAACCTGGAAAGACCATTGGATTACGCGCAGATTTTGATGCGCTTCCCATTGTGGAGGAAACGCCTGTACCGTTCAAGTCGAAAAATGAAGGCGTCATGCATGCATGTGGACATGATGGTCATACAGCCTATTTATTAGTCCTTGCCGATTGTTTGATTCAACTGAAATCCGAACTATCCGGCACTATAAAAATCATTCATCAGCATGCCGAAGAGGTTCCCCCAGGCGGAGCGAAAAGTATTGTAGAATCAGGTCTTCTGGATGATCTCGATGAAGTGTATGGCATTCATTTATTACCAATCGCGCCTGCTGGAATGGTTGCCTACAATAAAGGCTATGCTTTCAATGGACGAGCATATATGAAATTAAAAATACAAGGCAGAGGTGGGCATGGATCGTCACCTCACTTGGCAAATGATGCGATTGTTGCAGGCGCTCACTTTGTAACCGCAGTTCAAACGATCATCAGTCGTAGATTAAGCCCATTTGATGTTGGCGTCATCACAATTGGTTCATTCGACGGGGCTGGTACGTTTAACGTCATTAAAGATAGCGTCGTGCTTGAAGGTGATATCCGTTATATGACGGTTGAAACAAAAGAAACGATAGAACGAGAGATAAAACGTCTTGTTAAAGGGCTTGAGACAGAGTTTGATGTCAGTTGTGAACTGACGTATGCGCCGGATTATCCGCCCCTATACAATAATCCCGAACTGACCGAAAAAGTAGCTGAAGCACTAAGAAATGCGCATATAAAAGAAATTACAGAGGTAAAAGAAGTACCACCCATGGCGCCTTCCGAGGATTTTGCTTACTATGCTGAAAAATTTCCTGCTTGTTTCTTTTATATTGCGTGTTCACCAAAAGGCGTCGAAAAACCCTATTTCAACCACCATCCCAAATTTGATATCGACGAAGATGCACTCCTCATTGCAGCAAAAGCTGTTGGACAGGTTGTTTGTAGTATGCAAGGTAGCCGATAG
- a CDS encoding hexameric tyrosine-coordinated heme protein — MTDWLPSLKTETPQQGFELAIMLARKGVAYTQPSAEIRKDLRPKYEADADSLTLASQVIAIHFQTVALANNHWK, encoded by the coding sequence ATGACTGACTGGCTTCCTAGCTTAAAGACAGAGACACCTCAACAGGGATTTGAACTGGCGATTATGCTCGCGAGAAAAGGTGTAGCTTATACTCAACCCTCAGCGGAGATTCGCAAGGATTTACGACCGAAGTATGAAGCGGATGCAGATAGCCTAACACTGGCATCACAAGTCATTGCCATCCATTTTCAAACAGTAGCGCTCGCCAATAATCATTGGAAATGA
- a CDS encoding YitT family protein — protein MKNMIVVLGSLIVAFAFNCFLVPFGILSSGISGIAILLGLLTPFNIGLLNLVLNIPLLVLGYYKLGKTITINTMICVVSLSAFLYIIPVVAVTDNIMLSTVFGGGIGGIGVGLILKYSGTSGGLDIIAIIVSRTSSFSIGLLLTGMNGIIVLLSGFFFDWELALYTMLSIYITGKMIDTIFTDHVKLTMQIVTTKGDLIRNELLESIYRGITITEGYGGYTQEKKDILMMVVTRYETLNIKKIVRKYDEDAFINIYETVEVDGKFHVN, from the coding sequence ATGAAAAATATGATTGTCGTTCTTGGCTCGCTCATTGTTGCATTTGCGTTTAACTGCTTTCTCGTGCCTTTCGGGATCTTAAGCAGCGGGATTAGCGGAATCGCTATCCTACTCGGGTTACTCACGCCCTTTAACATAGGGCTATTGAATCTTGTACTTAACATCCCTTTACTTGTTCTTGGCTACTACAAACTCGGCAAAACCATTACCATTAACACGATGATTTGTGTCGTGTCGCTTTCAGCCTTCCTCTACATAATTCCCGTCGTCGCAGTGACAGACAATATTATGTTGTCTACGGTTTTTGGTGGAGGTATTGGCGGGATTGGTGTTGGCCTTATTCTTAAATACTCAGGAACTTCCGGCGGCTTAGACATCATTGCTATTATCGTGTCCCGTACAAGCTCCTTCAGCATTGGTCTTCTTCTCACAGGAATGAATGGCATCATTGTCCTACTATCCGGATTTTTCTTTGACTGGGAACTCGCATTATATACAATGTTATCCATCTACATCACGGGTAAAATGATCGACACCATCTTCACCGATCATGTCAAATTAACGATGCAAATTGTCACCACAAAAGGTGACTTAATCCGCAACGAATTACTGGAATCCATCTATCGTGGCATTACGATTACAGAGGGGTACGGGGGCTATACGCAGGAAAAGAAAGATATTCTAATGATGGTCGTCACACGTTATGAGACGCTGAACATTAAAAAAATTGTACGAAAGTATGACGAAGATGCGTTTATTAATATTTATGAGACAGTTGAGGTCGACGGCAAGTTTCATGTGAATTAA
- a CDS encoding histidine phosphatase family protein, producing the protein MEKIIYIVRHCSAEGQPPHADLTAEGILQAEELAKFFDEIEVDRIISSPFQRARRSAWPIAERKKLHVEVDSRLTERVLSSHDLEDWLVKLEDTFSDLDLIYEGGESSNEAMSRVYNVVDELGDGSRTILVTHGNLMALLLNFYDEQFGFKGWQALSNPDVYQVRITDDRADVKRVWN; encoded by the coding sequence TTGGAAAAGATAATCTACATCGTGCGTCATTGTTCAGCGGAAGGTCAACCACCGCATGCAGATTTAACTGCGGAAGGCATTTTACAGGCGGAAGAGCTCGCAAAGTTTTTTGACGAGATTGAGGTTGATCGTATTATTTCGAGTCCGTTTCAGCGGGCGCGGCGCTCTGCTTGGCCGATTGCGGAAAGGAAAAAACTGCATGTGGAAGTGGATAGTCGGCTGACGGAGCGTGTGCTAAGTTCACATGATTTAGAAGATTGGTTGGTGAAGTTGGAGGATACTTTTTCCGATCTAGATTTGATATATGAGGGCGGGGAGTCTTCCAATGAAGCAATGTCACGTGTGTATAATGTGGTTGATGAGCTGGGGGATGGTTCAAGAACTATACTTGTGACGCACGGGAATTTGATGGCGTTGTTGTTAAATTTTTACGATGAGCAGTTTGGTTTTAAGGGATGGCAAGCATTGTCGAATCCGGATGTGTATCAGGTGCGGATTACGGACGATAGGGCTGACGTGAAGAGGGTTTGGAATTAA
- the thiD gene encoding bifunctional hydroxymethylpyrimidine kinase/phosphomethylpyrimidine kinase has translation MTAIALTVAGSDSGGGAGIQADLKTFQELGVFGTSALTAVTAQNTLGVHGVYPIEAAGVTAQMRAVLDDFNVGAVKTGMLFSADIIRAVAEILKSYDTPTLIIDPVMIAKGGASLLLEEAVDALKTQLIPLASVITPNIPEAEVLAGMTIESDGDVEEAAHRILQLGVGAVVMKGGHRQDVDHAEDLFLSADGKRITLRSEWIHTQNTHGTGCTFSAAITARISQGMPITEAVIDAKRFIQMAIADGLILGTAGHGPTNHWAYRQQSATEWKEMVFID, from the coding sequence ATGACAGCTATCGCTTTAACTGTCGCAGGATCCGATAGTGGTGGCGGCGCAGGCATTCAAGCCGATTTGAAAACATTTCAAGAGTTGGGTGTCTTCGGGACATCGGCACTAACTGCTGTGACGGCACAAAATACACTAGGTGTACACGGGGTTTATCCAATTGAGGCAGCTGGTGTGACCGCGCAAATGCGGGCAGTGCTGGATGACTTCAACGTCGGTGCAGTGAAAACGGGCATGCTGTTTTCTGCTGACATCATCCGCGCTGTAGCAGAAATACTGAAATCTTATGATACGCCTACACTCATTATCGATCCCGTCATGATTGCTAAAGGCGGGGCTTCCCTTTTACTAGAGGAGGCCGTGGATGCATTGAAAACACAACTAATTCCACTAGCTTCTGTCATCACGCCTAATATTCCAGAGGCAGAAGTGTTAGCAGGGATGACCATTGAATCAGATGGAGATGTCGAGGAAGCCGCGCATCGCATTTTGCAATTAGGAGTGGGGGCTGTTGTCATGAAGGGCGGCCATAGACAAGATGTCGACCATGCAGAGGATTTATTTTTATCGGCAGACGGCAAACGCATCACCTTACGCTCAGAATGGATCCATACCCAAAACACACATGGCACCGGCTGTACATTTTCTGCAGCAATTACCGCACGGATTTCACAAGGGATGCCTATTACTGAAGCAGTTATCGATGCTAAACGATTTATCCAAATGGCCATTGCTGACGGTCTGATCTTGGGGACGGCAGGGCATGGACCTACCAATCATTGGGCGTACAGACAGCAAAGTGCAACAGAGTGGAAGGAGATGGTCTTCATTGATTGA